From Corvus cornix cornix isolate S_Up_H32 chromosome 6, ASM73873v5, whole genome shotgun sequence, one genomic window encodes:
- the MKI67 gene encoding proliferation marker protein Ki-67 isoform X3, whose amino-acid sequence MPRYGEIVVIKRNGTDGIVFPLTSTSCLFGRKTECDIRMRLPWVSNEHCKIEINENKEAVLTNLSTVNPTQLNGACFEQPVLLKHGDVLTIIDRSFRFEYPLQSTLKKRRSRSPKDETLQVAGVELLHKQTSGAKSLDASDNAECEEKNANENKRTPEENLPEAFPVKLRTPKSSRRLHHVLKKQNEVSPFSKLYENLKNELKVEKPLHRGSASQQAAKGDPGSVLPEPNAPISSLSHLSDLGGLTKGKETGRREDIEECTIVRREEGNSSGFKQLSAVGRTPRKSFTRSPRTPISKVVPGDTSQSPLQDPKELGTPGRCKHSAVTPKPSKENHRNSLVSLQQCSIERLDCPAKGTICSPTPPTPSAAEGGKCVLSTPTPRRKSPRSLFVSPPKEASGMNPGNSETPRTPRRGSLKLKSLPEIPAGAPGEDSVCRTGSTQLPLPEDKCLKQRRNSKQQTPGKPVQEVLKEIWDQANLDNSASLSNSKSPRKNSRQSKNFLDKSVHSEAPASEGIMASPAAQTPGSGRKRGRPRTSGVLTETALETNAGQEHHDSSRKASGTPAELGMEGYHQNQDLEDASAATPRRPSAKRRSGSAAELKVTEPGSETKTPGLLNGEDSGKTKRIPQKRRSGEMLPQTSGKRKRVSFGGHLSPELFDKSLPPNSPLKRGALPARQSLPYGNSPRAVLKKAQGLKHLVDQEEKRSPKNSPAQQSPGASFPPSGKATPKVPSGSPAPFRKGRFSISQPPTPFPIAEEKDAGAEDVDPKERSGVQGKTPKSCPAAQDAKAFATVTPTRSTRSAQLGLKGTPMKSRGGAVAVITAKRRSGASSANLLVAKSWAEVVKLGVARPQSKIAKKSVRKGRPLKRINHPPKTPEKKIKDHFSTGHAESPATIVVGRAYSTTIRSAGHIPKVVKNPMLKLNMDMDESFTGMPEMFQTPKNQDGRTLSLAAAQNAEFTPLCAAGDISDLHTPEESGEMMVSPLNNSDASEQKQESLGIFHFLREESSPSMFDEIATKTPEKRKAMHEDDVDSLAVIPEKPPSLVKSGSKRRTPKQELEPVEVMSGKRKILRTPVQRSEPGEVLSGIKRLMKTPKQKTKPVEALSGIKRLMKTPKQKTKPVEALSGIKRLMKTPKQKTKPVEALSGIRQLLKTPDQKLEPVEALSGIRQLLKTPDQKLEPVEALSGIKQLLKTPDQKLEPVEALSGIRHLMRTPQQELEPASDEIALQRLLETPAESREAIKGVPGVTSTKRARKLKSQPVEDMVGISRIFQTPKEKTEPIENMFGISRLMKSPKEKYQPVEDFVGLQRLMAEPRQKSADSEVDYAGVTEMFGTPEEMKVRPVNAMDSQEEITLPGSNSGHKHEKKGKVSQGEGFQQKDSTGEEQPAQRPRRGRPRKALPPATEKLCENGVNLKELWSPDTQEEMRVITPENKGRGRKTKHCIQEVVPKHPDWEGLDIVASVEPPGAAQRPGRGKRKEVKESKHLNRNLESCVEDSSVLQKAAADTKQDLQDCGICDVSETEGDPGTKTDPGNIQNEICQLQTGSNEPDSKANDSGIEDSEEVLLSPRRKRRGAENTEPVIPPKRGRQPPKKGRQPRNDQGKAASPAELHGATRKLRKDPSPKVTQRQEQTCDKAPEAVTAQKSENGTKLELKATERRVKSFRSTRNRKHSAEMKADARGVALENTPQKTEETSAETDAETQSHVKNEMKGSQGCETENAQENTTEAARRLKAESPSAETNKMPVSAQNLETNRARNRRGKKDSLEQKADELTENVNSLKPIPPKFNSEAEVDESSLQNSLGSVCINAGQARKDQPSPGATAVPAAGSASPAQRRTRNERGIIKAKQTEIVQENPAQRNAVMCRRGRGKKVNFQLEESSSKVVEGKSLPEEDEGMTDKGNQHENSENPPSQVRRGRRKQLDSMPQIASPAFVEKQTLSADHSKDEAVQEQESALEAAPSSTEDNPPRRGRRREVAAASQTRSPSVRTRHGVLQGDGKKMAEREDENPALGNKTVQAKVNTSARDRRKKMDPAAEAKSSAPLQRKCGLLETKDEGTHEEQSVPLEAVSCAKEKPPGRGRRKETALASRTANSISLRGKRGLPAGDEEAPKEEQNVPLETCDPPGKENQLRRGRRKEIAPSVQGKQGLSKQSGRKNNSREAKRSLDNSLSQENRDLSEGGSRQATTSLALSPTSCQGLPEDGKDGIPEEQSKLVEVAPPAKENPSRVGRKKTTSSTCEETTSTSLRGKPNLPRGRGQKRILKESEDASPQNNPCQGRTRQLRNNRRKVEFTLEAATSTSLCKSSDLPENGSTLETQDLSGTSTGSEENQSEKGQEGEPAPQAAPPSRRRKCQLPAEDVAPKRLKSGSDENGSLQKGRRNKTKELGEEDARAAQSTGGMDRKTRSSRRTQK is encoded by the exons ATGCCACGCTATGGGGAAATCGTTGTCATTAAAAGGAATGGGACTGATGGAATTGTTTTTCCACTCACCTCAACTTCTTGTTTATTTGGAAG gaaaacagaatgTGACATCCGCATGCGGCTGCCGTGGGTGTCCAATGAGCACTGCAAAATTGAGATAAATGAGAACAAGGAG gCAGTCCTGACTAATTTAAGCACAGTAAACCCCACGCAGCTGAATGGGGCTTgctttgagcagcctgttcTCCTGAAGCACGGAGATGTGTTAACCATTATTGATCGTTCTTTCAG gtttGAATATCCTCTGCAATCAACTCTGAAAAAGAGGCGTTCCAGGTCTCCAAAAGATGAAACTCTGCAG GTGGCAGGAGTGGAATTATTACACAAACAAACTTCAGGAGCTAAAAGTCTTGACGCTTCAG ATAATGCTGagtgtgaagagaaaaatgccaATGAAAATAAACGAACTCCAGAGGAAAATCTTCCTGAAGCTTTCCCTGTCAAACTCCGAACACCCAAATCTTCACGGAGACTACATCATgttcttaaaaagcaaaatgaagtgTCCCCCTTTAGTAAACTCTATGAAAACCTGAAGAATGAGCTGAAAGTGGAAAAACCTCTGCACAGGGGAAGTGCCTCTCAACAAGCTGCAAAAGGAGACCCTGGGAGTGTTCTGCCAGAACCAAATGCTCCCATTTCATCCCTGAGTCATCTTTCTGATCTGGGCGGCCTGactaaaggaaaggaaacaggcaGAAGGGAAGATATTGAAGAATGTACAATTgtaagaagagaagaaggaaacagCTCAGGATTTAAGCAGCTGTCAGCTGTAGGAAGAACTCCCAGAAAGAGTTTTACCAGGAGTCCTCGAACTCCCATTTCAAAGGTGGTGCCAGGAGATACCAGTCAGAGTCCTTTGCAGGATCCTAAGGAATTAGGGACACCAGGCAGATGCAAACATTCTGCTGTTACACCCAAACCCAGCAAGGAGAACCACAGGAATTCCCTGGtttcactgcagcagtgctccaTAGAAAGGTTGGATTGTCCAGCTAAAGGGACAATATGCAGCCCCACACCGCCCACCCCCAGCGCTGCTGAAGGAGGTAAATGTGTGCTGTCCACACCAACGCCCAGGAGGAAGAGTCCTCGGTCTCTGTTTGTGTCACCTCCCAAAGAAGCCAGTGGAATGAATCCTGGAAATTCAGAGACTCCAAGAACCCCACGGCGTGGGTCCTTGAAATTGAAGTCTCTTCCAGAAATCCCAGCTGGAGCTCCAGGGGAAGATTCAGTGTGCAGAACTGGTAGCACACAACTGCCTTTGCCAGAAGACAAATGCTTAAAGCAAAGACGAAACAGCAAACAACAAACACCAGGAAAACCTGTCCAAGAAGTGCTGAAAGAAATCTGGGATCAGGCAAACCTGGATAACTCTGCCTCTCTCTCTAATTCCAAGAGTCCCAGAAAAAACAGCAGGCAAAGTAAAAATTTCTTGGACAAAAGTGTCCATTCAGAGGCACCAGCTTCAGAAGGGATAATggcatctcctgctgctcagacaCCTGGctctggaaggaaaagggggaggCCAAGGACCTCTGGAGTGCTGACTGAAACAGCACTGGAGACAAACGCTGGTCAGGAACATCATGATTCAAGCAGAAAAGCCAGTGGaactccagcagagctgggcatggAGGGGTATCACCAAAACCAGGATTTGGAAGATGCCAGTGCTGCAACACCTCGGAGACCATCAGCCAAGAGAAGGTCTGGAAGTGCTGCTGAGCTCAAAGTCACTGAGCCTGGCTCAGAAACTAAAACTCCTGGCCTCTTGAATGGAGAAGATTCAG GCAAGACAAAAAGAATCCCTCAGAAGAGGAGGAGTGGTGAGATGCTCCCTCAAACTTcgggaaaaagaaaaagagtgtCTTTTGGTGGTCATCTGAGTCCAGAACTCTTTGATAAAAGTTTGCCTCCCAACTCTCCCTTGAAAAGAGGAGCTCTCCCTGCCAGGCAGAGTTTACCCTACGGAAACTCTCCTCGGGCTGTGCTCAAAAAGGCTCAGGGGTTGAAGCACTTGGTAGATCAG gaagaaaaaaggtcaCCCAAAAattccccagcccagcagtcTCCAGGTGCCTCATTCCCTCCATCAGGGAAGGCAACACCCAAAGTTCCTTCAGGCTCTCCAGCCCCTTTCAGGAAAGGGCGtttctccatctcccagcccCCCACACCATTCCCAAttgcagaggagaaggatgcTGGTGCTGAAGATGTGGATCCAAAGGAGAGAAGTGGTGTCCAAGGGAAAACACCGAAATcttgtcctgctgcccaggATGCCAAAGCCTTTGCGACAGTGACACCCACCAGGTCAACCAGAAGTGCCCAGCTGGGTTTGAAGGGCACTCCCATGAAGAGCAGAGGTGGAGCTGTGGCTGTTATCACTGCGAAGAGGAGAAGTGGTGCCTCCAGTGCCAATTTATTAG TTGCAAAATCTTGGGCCGAAGTGGTAAAATTGGGAGTTGCAAGACCACAGTCAAAGATTGCTAAAAAAAGTGTCCGTAAAGGAAGACCCCTGAAGAGGATAAACCACCCACCAAAG ActccagagaagaaaataaaagatcacTTCAGCACGGGTCATGCAGAGTCACCTGCTACTATAGTTGTAGGTAGAGCTTATTCCACCACAATCAGATCTGCTGGACACATCCCTAAAGTGGTAAAAAATCCCATGCTGAAGCTCAACATGGATATGGATGAAAGCTTCACAG GAATGCCTGAAATGTTTCAAACTCCGAAAAATCAGGATGGAAGAACATTATctttggctgctgctcagaaTGCTGAGTTCACACCACTGTGTGCTGCAGGGGACATTTCTGACTTGCACACTCCTGAGGAATCTG GAGAGATGATGGTGTCACCATTAAATAATTCAGATGCTTCAGAACAGAAGCAAGAGAGTTTAGGCATATTCCACTTTCTGAGAGAGGAGTCATCTCCATCCATGTTTGATGAAATAGCCACAAAAActcctgaaaaaagaaaagctatgcATGAAGATGATGTGGATAGTTTGGCAGTAATTCCAGAAAAACCACCATCTCTGGTGAAATCAGGAAGTAAAAGGAGGACTCCAAAGCAGGAGTTGGAGCCAGTTGAGGTCATGTCAGgcaaaaggaagattttaagGACCCCCGTGCAAAGGTCAGAACCGGGAGAGGTTTTGTCAGGTATCAAGAGGCTCATGAAGACCCCAAAGCAGAAGACGAAGCCTGTAGAGGCTTTGTCAGGTATCAAGAGGCTCATGAAGACCCCAAAGCAGAAGACAAAGCCTGTAGAGGCTTTGTCAGGTATCAAGAGGCTCATGAAGACCCCAAAGCAGAAGACAAAGCCTGTAGAGGCTTTGTCAGGCATCAGACAGCTCTTGAAGACCCCAGATCAGAAATTGGAGCCTGTAGAGGCTTTGTCAGGCATCAGACAGCTCTTGAAGACCCCAGATCAGAAATTGGAGCCTGTAGAGGCTTTGTCAGGCATCAAACAGCTCTTGAAGACCCCAGATCAGAAATTGGAGCCTGTAGAGGCTTTGTCAGGCATCAGGCATCTCATGAGGACCCCACAGCAAGAGTTGGAACCAGCCTCAGATGAAATTGCCTTGCAGAGGTTGCTGGAGActccagcagagagcagggaagccATAAAAGGTGTGCCAGGTGTGACTTCAACCAAGAGGGCCCGAAAGCTGAAATCCCAGCCCGTGGAGGACATGGTTGGGATCAGCCGCATTTTCCAGACGCCAAAGGAGAAAACTGAGCCCATAGAAAACATGTTTGGAATTAGCAGATTAATGAAGTCTCCTAAAGAGAAATATCAACCAGTTGAGGATTTTGTGGGGCTGCAAAGGCTCATGGCAGAACCCAGGCAGAAATCTGCTGATTCTGAAGTGGACTATGCTGGAGTGACAGAAATGTTTGGTACCCCAGAGGAAATGAAG GTCAGACCAGTAAATGCTATGGATTCTCAGGAAGAAATTACACTTCCCGGTTCTAATTCCGGTCATAAACATG aaaagaaaggaaaagtttccCAAGGTGAAGGTTTTCAACAGAAGGACTCAACTGGTGAAGAGCAGCCTGCCCAGAGACCAAGAAGGGGCAGACCAAGGAaggctctgcctcctgctacagaaaagctgtgtgaaaATGGTGTGAATTTAAAGGAATTATGGAGTCCTGATACCCAGGAGGAGATGAGAGTGATCACACCTGAAAataagggaagaggaaggaagacaAAACATTGCATACAAGAAGTTGTTCCAAAGCACCCTGATTGGGAAGGGCTTGACATTGTTGCATCTGTAGAAccacctggagctgctcagagaCCGGGTAGAGGTAAAAGGAAAGAGGTGAAGGAGTCAAAACATCTGAACAGAAATCTTGAGTCTTGTGTTGAAGATTCTTCAGTGCtacaaaaagcagctgcagataCCAAACAGGATCTGCAGGACTGTGGCATCTGTGATGTGTCAGAAACTGAAGGTGATCCAGGCACAAAGACAGAccctggaaacattcagaaTGAAATTTGTCAGCTGCAAACAGGTTCCAATGAACCTGATAGCAAAGCTAATGACAGTGGGATAGAGGACAGTGAAGAAGTGCTCCTGTCACCGAGGAGGAAGCGCAGAGGAGCGGAGAACACAGAACCAGTGATTCCACCCAAAAGAGGGAGGCAACCACCTAAAAAAGGGAGGCAACCAAGGAATGACCAAGGGaaagcagcttctccagcagaactTCATGGAGCAACCAGAAAGCTTCGTAAAGACCCATCCCCAAAAGTTACACAAAGACAGGAACAGACTTGTGACAAAGCTCCTGAGGCTGTCACAgcacaaaaatctgaaaatggcACTAAACTTGAACTAAAGGCAACAGAGAGAAGAGTTAAATCTTTTAGAAGTACTAGAAACAGAAAGCACtcagctgaaatgaaagcagatgCTCGTGGGGTCGCACTTGAAAATACACCTCAGAAAACTGAGGAAACATCAGCTGAAACTGATGCTGAAACACAATCCCACGTGAAAAATGAGATGAAAGGCTCTCAGGgatgtgaaacagaaaatgctcaGGAAAATACAACAGAGGCAGCTCGAAGATTAAAGGCAGAGTCACCTTCTGCAGAGACAAACAAAATGCCAGTCAGTGCTCAGAACTTGGAAACAAACAGGGCTAGAAACAGAAGAGGCAAAAAAGACTCTTTGGAGCAAAAAGCTGATGAACTTACTGAAAATGTGAACAGCCTAAAACCAATTCCTCCCAAATTTAACTCAGAAGCAGAAGTGGATGAATCTTCTCTCCAGAATTCCTTGGGCTCTGTTTGTATCAATGCAGGCCAAGCCAGGAAggaccagcccagcccaggtgccacagcagtccctgctgcaggcagtgccagTCCTGCTCAAAGGAGGACGAGAAATGAACGGGGAATaattaaagcaaagcaaactgaaaTCGTGCAGGAGAATCCAGCACAAAGAAATGCAGTGATGTGTCGAAGAGGAAGAGgtaaaaaagttaattttcagCTTGAAGAAAGCAGTTCCAAAGTGGTTGAAGGAAAAAGTTTACCTGAGGAAGATGAAGGGATGACTGACAAAGGTAATCAACATGAGAATTCTGAAAATCCTCCTTCACAGGTaaggaggggcaggagaaaGCAACTTGATTCCATGCCACAGATAGCTAGTCCTGCCTttgtggaaaaacaaacattaagTGCAGACCATAGCAAAGATGAGGCTGTACAAGAGCAGGAATCGGCTTTGGAAGCTGCTCCCTCTTCAACAGAAGACAATCCACCGCGACGGGGGAGGAGACGCGAGGTGGCTGCAGCGTCACAGACCAGATCTCCTTCTGTCAGAACGAGGCATGGGGTGCTGCAAGGGGATGGTAAAAAGATGGCagagagagaagatgaaaatccagctctggggaaTAAAACTGTGCAGGCAAAAGTGAATACATCAGCaagggacaggaggaaaaagatggatccagcagcagaagcaaaaagtTCAGCTCCTCTCCAGAGAAAATGTGGCTTGTTGGAGACTAAAGATGAGGGTACTCATGAAGAACAAAGTGTGCCTTTGGAAGCAGTGTCCTGTGCAAAGGAGAAGCCACCAGGAAggggcagaaggaaagaaactgctCTGGCATCACGCACAGCCAATTCCATCTCTCTTCGAGGGAAACGTGGTTTGCCGGCAGGTGATGAAGAAGCTCCCAAAGAAGAGCAAAATGTTCCCTTAGAAACTTGTGATccacctggaaaagaaaatcaactgagaagaggcagaaggaaagaaattgcCCCCTCTGTTCAGGGAAAACAGGGCCTGTCAAAACAAAGTGGTAGGAAAAATAACAGTAGGGAAGCAAAACGGAGTTTGGACAATTCTCTTTCCCAAGAAAACAGGGATCTTTCAGAAGGGGGCTCAAGGCAAGCAACCACTTCACTGGCTCTTAGCCCCACCTCATGTCAAGGTTTGCCAGAAGATGGTAAGGATGGAATTCCTGAAGAACAAAGTAAACTTGTGGAAGTAGCTCCACctgcaaaagaaaatccatCCAGAGtgggcaggaagaaaacaacttCTTCCACTTGTGAAGAAACAACTTCCACTTCTCTCAGGGGAAAACCCAACCTGCCCAGAGGCAGAGGTCAGAAGAGGATTCTTAAAGAAAGTGAAGATGCATCTCCACAGAATAATCCATGCCAGGGAAGAACAAGGCAACTGAGGAATAATAGGAGGAAGGTGGAATTCACCTTAGAGGCAGCTACTTCTACTTCTCTCTGTAAAAGCAGTGACTTGCCAGAAAATGGAAGCACTCTGGAAACTCAGGATTTGAGTGGGACATCCACTGGCTCTGAAGAGAATCAGTCTGAAAAAGGCCAGGAGGGTGAGCCTGCTCCACAGGCAGCCCCCCCTTCTCGCAGAAGGAAatgccagctgccagcagaggaTGTGGCACCCAAGAGATTAAAATCAG GGAGTGATGAAAATGGATCCctacaaaaaggaagaagaaacaaaactaaagaaCTTGGAGAAGAGGATGCAAGGGCAGCTCAGAGCACTGGAGGGATGGACAGGAAGACAAGGTCCAGcagaagaacacagaaataG